A part of Streptomyces sp. NBC_01235 genomic DNA contains:
- a CDS encoding Crp/Fnr family transcriptional regulator: MQVFSSEHLALLCDAGMVETWQHDDVLLRQGERADRAILLRKGVVKVVSESVGGYTSLLAFRGAGELVGELACIDGGTRSASVIATQPGHGVAVPGSRFAALLRANGDLGFAVLRSISARLRHADVQREALGAEPAATRVARLLVEMADRYGADASSWAPTARSVRITQHELAGAVGTSRESVVRTLRELQSCELVATRRGVIVVLDPSALAAWEPDRP; the protein is encoded by the coding sequence ATGCAGGTGTTCAGCTCGGAGCACCTGGCCCTGCTGTGCGACGCGGGCATGGTGGAGACCTGGCAGCACGACGACGTTCTCCTGCGTCAGGGAGAACGAGCCGATCGGGCGATCCTTTTGCGCAAGGGCGTCGTGAAGGTCGTGTCCGAGTCCGTGGGCGGCTACACGAGCCTGCTGGCCTTCAGAGGAGCCGGGGAGTTGGTGGGCGAACTCGCCTGCATCGACGGCGGCACACGCTCGGCCTCGGTGATCGCGACCCAGCCCGGGCACGGGGTCGCGGTGCCTGGAAGCAGGTTCGCCGCGCTACTGCGCGCCAACGGCGACCTCGGCTTCGCCGTGCTCCGCAGCATCAGCGCACGGCTGCGGCACGCCGACGTCCAGCGCGAGGCGCTGGGGGCCGAGCCCGCCGCGACACGAGTGGCACGACTGCTCGTCGAGATGGCCGACCGGTACGGCGCGGACGCATCGTCCTGGGCACCGACGGCCCGGTCGGTGCGCATCACCCAGCACGAGCTGGCGGGCGCGGTCGGCACGTCGCGGGAATCCGTCGTACGGACGCTGCGCGAGCTGCAGTCCTGCGAACTGGTCGCCACCCGCAGAGGCGTCATCGTGGTCCTGGACCCCTCCGCGCTCGCCGCCTGGGAACCGGATCGCCCCTGA
- a CDS encoding protein phosphatase 2C domain-containing protein yields MNQDPPGHDHSHEQGYAYPFDHDRARPADPKPGRRRPARHKPGRLPGRAPGGRAPGDHGATSAGRWRPAGVMGWSLALVLATLGGFMAGPYGATAGLVVGAVAGFLVGEAVMAVTSRKQEEQTTAEGVAGGLPQGTGPFAAPSPPSPASRNSAPVPAGWDSMPTPAGWQNTSPPADERPPTAGPVGGEERATAARPAAEVAVPAGKKHIPAGAARSCPSPPVMYQPSRLAELPWRLPHQPAPPGMAADSARVGDLEVRAASVVGPGHRIDETHAGPRQDFYRVGRDASARHLVVAVADGMSDSSHSDTAAAVATLSLVNSLRRQLDEGVPLSRLDHRTAFLEAAQQVHAIARQRQWSADSVRTVAVAAVVPTGAAPTGDRDIWIAGLGDTSAWVREPHRWAQLMGEKEQGPDAGRLRTFLPHTPEAVERRLVPLGRGQALVLTTDGVGDALVELPQAHDWFHCHWATPVTALDLLLHISYDSHQRNDDRTAVVVWTPPADGGRR; encoded by the coding sequence ATGAACCAGGATCCTCCCGGTCACGACCACAGCCACGAGCAGGGATACGCATACCCCTTCGACCACGACCGCGCCAGGCCTGCGGACCCGAAGCCCGGCAGGCGCAGGCCCGCCAGGCACAAACCCGGCAGGTTGCCGGGCCGCGCACCGGGCGGACGGGCGCCCGGCGACCACGGCGCCACGTCCGCAGGACGTTGGCGTCCCGCCGGTGTCATGGGCTGGAGCCTGGCACTGGTGCTGGCCACTCTGGGAGGTTTCATGGCAGGGCCCTACGGCGCGACGGCGGGGTTGGTCGTGGGAGCGGTCGCCGGCTTCCTCGTGGGAGAGGCGGTCATGGCGGTCACCTCGCGAAAGCAGGAGGAGCAGACGACGGCGGAAGGCGTCGCCGGCGGTCTGCCGCAGGGCACCGGCCCCTTCGCAGCCCCCTCGCCCCCTTCCCCGGCCTCGCGGAACAGCGCGCCTGTCCCGGCCGGGTGGGACAGCATGCCCACCCCAGCCGGGTGGCAGAACACCTCTCCGCCTGCGGACGAGCGTCCGCCCACGGCCGGTCCCGTCGGCGGTGAAGAACGGGCCACGGCAGCGCGGCCTGCGGCGGAGGTGGCGGTCCCGGCCGGAAAGAAGCACATCCCTGCCGGGGCGGCTCGGTCCTGCCCGTCTCCCCCGGTGATGTATCAGCCGTCCCGCCTCGCCGAGTTGCCCTGGCGGCTGCCGCATCAGCCGGCGCCGCCGGGCATGGCTGCCGACTCCGCGCGGGTGGGCGATCTGGAGGTCCGCGCCGCCTCGGTGGTGGGACCCGGGCATCGGATCGACGAGACCCACGCCGGCCCCCGGCAGGACTTCTACCGAGTGGGCCGGGACGCCTCCGCACGGCATCTGGTCGTCGCGGTCGCGGACGGCATGTCCGACAGCAGCCACTCCGACACCGCGGCCGCCGTTGCCACCCTGTCCCTGGTCAACTCCCTGCGGCGCCAGCTCGACGAGGGCGTACCGCTGTCCCGTCTCGATCACAGGACCGCGTTTCTGGAGGCGGCGCAACAGGTCCACGCCATCGCCCGGCAGCGCCAGTGGTCCGCCGACAGCGTGCGCACCGTCGCCGTGGCGGCCGTCGTCCCCACCGGCGCGGCGCCGACCGGCGACCGCGACATCTGGATCGCCGGACTCGGCGACACCAGCGCCTGGGTGCGCGAGCCTCACCGCTGGGCCCAGCTGATGGGCGAAAAGGAACAGGGGCCCGACGCCGGACGGCTCCGCACGTTTCTGCCGCACACTCCCGAGGCCGTCGAACGCCGTCTCGTCCCGCTCGGTCGCGGCCAGGCGCTGGTCCTGACCACCGACGGGGTGGGGGACGCCCTCGTAGAACTGCCGCAGGCGCACGACTGGTTCCACTGCCACTGGGCCACCCCGGTCACCGCGTTGGACCTGCTGCTGCACATCAGTTACGACTCTCACCAGCGAAACGACGACCGGACCGCCGTCGTCGTCTGGACCCCGCCCGCGGACGGAGGACGCCGATGA
- a CDS encoding vWA domain-containing protein produces MIYAPSSGLPMYVVLDTSGSMQKSERLLNQTLETIYDTVDTTPQVKEFVHLSVLSFNSRPHVVSQMTDFDDVNHLPTVTCSGRTNFGPMFQLVRTRIEADVPALADKGVRVLRPVVFILTDGIPTDADDLPNDPWENHLDDLLDPQWKTRPNIIAYGFGNADEQVIKRIATITAFVAEKPDDTSALRNALISFLHSMVASAASRRLEVPEQVKGYRTVSLDYVD; encoded by the coding sequence ATGATTTACGCACCGTCGTCCGGCCTGCCCATGTACGTGGTGCTGGACACGTCGGGCTCCATGCAGAAGTCCGAGCGCCTGCTCAACCAGACGCTGGAGACGATCTACGACACCGTCGACACGACGCCGCAGGTCAAGGAGTTCGTCCACCTGTCCGTGCTGTCGTTCAACAGCCGACCCCACGTCGTCAGCCAGATGACCGACTTCGACGACGTGAACCACCTGCCCACGGTCACGTGTTCGGGACGCACCAACTTCGGCCCCATGTTCCAGCTGGTGCGTACCCGGATCGAGGCGGACGTGCCCGCCTTGGCCGACAAGGGAGTTCGCGTGCTGCGGCCCGTCGTCTTCATCCTCACGGACGGCATCCCCACGGACGCGGACGATCTGCCGAACGACCCCTGGGAGAACCACCTGGACGACCTGCTGGACCCCCAGTGGAAGACACGGCCCAACATCATCGCCTACGGCTTCGGCAACGCCGACGAACAGGTGATCAAGAGGATCGCCACCATCACGGCCTTCGTGGCGGAGAAGCCGGACGACACGTCAGCGCTGCGGAACGCGCTGATCAGCTTCCTGCATTCCATGGTCGCTTCCGCCGCCAGCCGCAGACTCGAAGTCCCAGAACAGGTGAAGGGCTACCGAACGGTCTCCCTCGACTACGTCGACTGA
- a CDS encoding winged helix-turn-helix transcriptional regulator: MAESGSEPCKTVDGTITRVFALLGKRWSGPIMSVLMERPMGFADLRRAIPGISERMLSDRLTELGAATLVVREVDEGPPLRVSYRLTDAGAALEPALKELAAWAEKHLPAAAIDREPCSAAAAAHAK; this comes from the coding sequence ATGGCGGAATCGGGCTCAGAACCCTGCAAGACGGTCGACGGCACCATCACGCGCGTCTTCGCGCTGCTTGGTAAGCGCTGGAGCGGCCCCATCATGTCCGTGCTGATGGAGCGTCCCATGGGATTCGCCGACCTCCGCCGCGCCATCCCGGGCATCAGCGAACGCATGCTCTCGGACCGCCTGACCGAGCTGGGCGCGGCGACTCTTGTCGTGCGCGAGGTGGACGAGGGCCCTCCGCTGCGCGTCTCGTACCGGCTCACGGACGCGGGCGCGGCACTCGAACCCGCCCTGAAGGAACTCGCCGCCTGGGCGGAGAAGCACCTGCCCGCGGCAGCGATCGACCGGGAGCCGTGCTCCGCCGCAGCCGCTGCACACGCGAAGTAG
- a CDS encoding sensor histidine kinase: MLLGPGEMMILLCLLFIAVRHCPPPWSLVCGVLDATALLTLPARTSRSLGEEELAYVVVGLLVIGLVAGLAGYLRSLDYRRTVAVTETRREERLAIAADLHDFVAHHVTGILVQTQVARMMAASRQDELDPVLAGIERAATQALASMRRTVGVLRDTGPETADRRPVGDLAGIAELTEDFATPGQHAVLHRDPSLSDDLPHEVQTAAFRVVQESPTNIVSRRSDCARKVGHIVLLDGTPIRTRRRTGADNRRDYSGKHKVHGPPGSRGTLRRGTCPPGTPVTPPRRSSRFEREACR, encoded by the coding sequence GTGCTGCTCGGCCCGGGCGAGATGATGATCCTGCTGTGCCTGCTGTTCATCGCCGTACGGCACTGTCCGCCGCCCTGGAGCCTGGTGTGCGGAGTGCTGGACGCCACGGCCCTGCTGACCCTGCCGGCACGGACCAGCCGGTCACTCGGGGAAGAGGAACTGGCTTACGTCGTGGTGGGCCTGCTCGTGATCGGCCTCGTCGCCGGACTCGCGGGCTATCTGCGCTCTCTGGACTACCGCCGCACGGTCGCCGTCACCGAGACGCGCCGTGAGGAACGTCTGGCCATCGCCGCCGACCTGCACGACTTCGTGGCCCACCACGTCACCGGCATCCTCGTGCAGACCCAGGTCGCACGGATGATGGCCGCCTCCCGCCAGGACGAGCTCGACCCCGTCCTGGCCGGTATCGAGCGTGCCGCCACGCAGGCGCTCGCCTCGATGCGCCGTACCGTCGGCGTGCTGCGCGACACCGGCCCGGAGACGGCCGACCGCCGACCGGTCGGCGACCTGGCGGGCATCGCCGAACTCACCGAGGACTTCGCCACCCCCGGCCAGCACGCCGTCCTGCACCGCGACCCGTCCCTGTCGGACGACCTCCCGCACGAGGTGCAGACCGCGGCCTTCCGGGTCGTCCAGGAGTCGCCGACCAACATCGTCTCGCGTCGGTCTGACTGCGCCCGAAAGGTTGGCCACATCGTGCTCCTGGACGGCACCCCGATCCGCACCCGGCGCCGCACCGGTGCGGACAACCGCCGCGACTACAGCGGGAAACACAAGGTCCACGGCCCGCCTGGTTCTCGGGGAACGCTTCGACGTGGCACCTGCCCGCCGGGAACCCCGGTCACGCCGCCACGAAGGTCGTCACGCTTCGAGCGGGAAGCATGCCGGTGA